In Streptomyces venezuelae, the sequence CGAGGACGGCGACCCCCTCCACGGCAGCTACGCACCACCCTGCCGCTCCTGCGACGCACTCCTCGCCCACTTCGGCGTACGCCCCGTCGACCTCACCCCAGCCGAGTAGCCATGACCACCGCTTCCGCCTCCTACGACCGCTCCTCGGCCACCCGCTTCCCGGTCGCCGTGGACTCCGCCCTGCGCACCGCCGGCTGGGAACCCGGCCGGTGGGACATCAAACAGGCCGAGTACTGGGCCGACGCCCTGCGCGACCACACCACACCCGCCGGCCACCGGCACACCGTCTTCCCCGCCGCCGTCGAGGCATGGGCCGAGTTCGGCGGCCTCACGATCGCCGCCCACGGCCCCGGCCGCCAGATCGCCCCGACCCCGGTCCGGATCGACCCGCTCCCCGGACTCCACCTCGCGCGCACCTTCGCCGACCTCGGCCGGGCCCTCTCCACCCAGCTCTGCCCCCTGGGCGTCGAGGCCGACGGCGGCTCCCACCTCGCACTCGACCGCGAGGGCCGCGTCTACGGCATCGACCACACCGGCGACTGGTACCTCGGCCCCACCATCGACGAGGCCCTCACCCTCCTCCTGACAGGCCTCCAACCCACCCGCCTGACCACCTAGTCCGCTCCCGCGGCCGTCGCCCTGGCGGGGCGGAGAACAGCGGCGTACGAGCCGGGTCGCGGGGCCGGGCGGACCCCCGAAGCCCTGCCGTGGGGCGGGGACACGGCGGAGTGTCCCCGCAGGACGAGGCGCGACCACCGGCCCACAACCGAGACACGCCCGCACGCGCCGAGCCGAGGAGACACTCCGGCGGGGCACCGCCCCACACCACCGGCCACACGGCCGAAGCCCTGCCGTGGGGCGGGGACACGGCGGAGTGTCCCCGCAGGACGAGCGCGCAACCCAGGCCGCGCAGCACACCACGGCCGCCTCGCGCGAGCCGAGGAGACACTCCGGCGGGGCACCGCCCCACACCACGCAGCCCCGCCGACGATTGAGGCGCGGGGCCCGGGGCAGAGCCCCGCCACCACCGGCGGCAGCCACGGCCACGGCGCCAGCCGGGCAACAGCTAGCCGACGACCGGAAGCACCGCCGACACCCGGAAACCCCCCGCATCCGTCGGCCCCGACACGAACACCCCGCCCAGCCCCAGCACCCGCTCCCGCATGCCGACCAGCCCGTTCCCCCCGCTGGGAAGCCCCGGCTCGGCCGCCTTCCCGTCACACGGCCCGTTCTCCACCTGCATGGCCACCTCCCCCGACCGGTGCGCCAGCCGCACCACGACCCGCGCCCCCGGCGCGTGCTTGTGGCAGTTGGTGAGAGCCTCCTGCACCACGCGGAACGCCGTCTGCTCGACCTCCGCCGCGTACTGCGCCCCCTCGCCGTGGACCAGCATCTCCACGGCCATGCCCGCCGCCCGCGACTGCCCCACCAGCGCCTCCAGCTCGCCGAGCGAAGGCCCGTCCTCCACACCCCCCGCGAACGCCACCGCCGCGACGGCCGGCGCGAGCACCGGAGCCGGGACCGGCTTCGGCGGCGCCCGCAGCACCCCGAGCATCTCGCGCAGCTCCGTCAGCGCCTGCCGCCCCATGTCCCCCACCAGAGCCGCGTTCTTCGCCGCCCGCACCGGATCCTTGACCGCCACCGCCTCCAGCGCGGCCGCGTGCACCACCATCAGCGACACCCGGTGGGCCACCACGTCGTGCATCTCCCGGGCGATCCGGGTGCGCTCCTCCGTACGGGCCCACTCGGCCCGCTCCTCCGCGCGGTCCGCCAGCAGCGACAGCTCCCGCTCCAGCGAGTCGGCCCGCTCCTGCAGGCTCTCCATCAACCGCCGCCGGGCCCCGATGTAGAGCCCGAACAGCACCGGCGGCACGGTCAGCGCCACCGCGACGAACACGGACAGCACGACCACCAGCGTCGGGTCGGCCTCCACGTCCCCGCGGGTGCGCATGTACATCACGACGAAGGTCGCGGCCAGCGACATCGAGGCCAGCGTCGCCGTGATCCGCCGGGGCACCTCCGAGGAAGCCAGCGTGTACATCCCGACCACCGCGAGCAGGAACCCCATCGCGGCCGGCGACACGGCGATCCCGACGAGCACCACCGCGATCGGCCACCGGCGCCGCAGTACGAGCGTGGCCCCCACCACGAACCCGAACAGCACCCCGACCACCGTCGGCAGCCCCGCCTCCGCGGCGAAGGGCACACCCTCCCAGGCGCACTCCAGGGCGGACGCCCCGCCGAGCGCC encodes:
- a CDS encoding SUKH-3 domain-containing protein, translating into MTTASASYDRSSATRFPVAVDSALRTAGWEPGRWDIKQAEYWADALRDHTTPAGHRHTVFPAAVEAWAEFGGLTIAAHGPGRQIAPTPVRIDPLPGLHLARTFADLGRALSTQLCPLGVEADGGSHLALDREGRVYGIDHTGDWYLGPTIDEALTLLLTGLQPTRLTT
- a CDS encoding sensor histidine kinase produces the protein MTKTGDVEGRAGPPLWWARRRDAVWDAALGGASALECAWEGVPFAAEAGLPTVVGVLFGFVVGATLVLRRRWPIAVVLVGIAVSPAAMGFLLAVVGMYTLASSEVPRRITATLASMSLAATFVVMYMRTRGDVEADPTLVVVLSVFVAVALTVPPVLFGLYIGARRRLMESLQERADSLERELSLLADRAEERAEWARTEERTRIAREMHDVVAHRVSLMVVHAAALEAVAVKDPVRAAKNAALVGDMGRQALTELREMLGVLRAPPKPVPAPVLAPAVAAVAFAGGVEDGPSLGELEALVGQSRAAGMAVEMLVHGEGAQYAAEVEQTAFRVVQEALTNCHKHAPGARVVVRLAHRSGEVAMQVENGPCDGKAAEPGLPSGGNGLVGMRERVLGLGGVFVSGPTDAGGFRVSAVLPVVG